A genomic stretch from Prionailurus bengalensis isolate Pbe53 chromosome E2, Fcat_Pben_1.1_paternal_pri, whole genome shotgun sequence includes:
- the NQO1 gene encoding NAD(P)H dehydrogenase [quinone] 1 isoform X1, protein MKEAAVEALKRKGWEVTVSDLYAMNFNPVISRRDITGPLKDPENFQYPAESVLAYKEGRLSPDIVAEQKKLEAADLVIFQFPLQWFGVPAILKGWFERVLIGGFAYTYAAMYDNGPFRNKKTVLSITTGGSGSMYSLQGIHGDMNIILWPIQSGTLHFCGFQVLEPQLTYSIGRTPTDARIQILDGWKKRLENIWDETPLYFAPSSLFDLNFQAGFLMKKEVQDEQKNEKFGLSVGHHLGKSIPTDNQIKARK, encoded by the exons ATGAAGGAGGCTGCTGTAGAGGCCTTGAAGAGGAAAGGTTGGGAGGTCACTGTGTCAGACCTGTATGCCATGAACTTCAATCCCGTCATCTCCAGAAGGGACATCACAG GTCCACTGAAGGACCCCGAGAACTTTCAGTATCCTGCCGAGTCTGTTCTAGCTTATAAAGAAGGCCGCCTGAGCCCCGATATTGTGGCGGAACAAAAGAAGCTGGAAGCTGCAGACCTTGTGATTTTTCAG TTCCCGCTACAGTGGTTCGGAGTCCCCGCGATCCTGAAAGGCTGGTTCGAACGAGTGCTCATAGGGGGGTTCGCGTACACGTATGCTGCCATGTATGACAATGGACCTTTCCGG AATAAGAAGACCGTGCTTTCCATCACCACTGGTGGCAGCGGCTCCATGTACTCTCTGCAGGGTATCCACGGAGACATGAATATCATCCTCTGGCCAATTCAG AGCGGCACTCTGCATTTCTGTGGCTTCCAAGTCCTGGAACCTCAGCTGACATACAGCATTGGGCGCACTCCTACGGACGCGCGAATTCAGATCCTGGACGGATGGAAGAAACGCCTGGAAAATATCTGGGATGAGACGCCACTGTATTTTGCTCCAAGTAGCCTCTTTGACTTAAACTTCCAGGCAGGGTTCTTAATGAAAAAGGAAGTGCAGGATGAGCAGAAAAACGAAAAATTTGGCCTCTCTGTGGGCCATCATTTGGGCAAGTCCATCCCGACTGACAACCAGATCAAAGCCAGAAAATGA
- the NQO1 gene encoding NAD(P)H dehydrogenase [quinone] 1 isoform X2, with protein sequence MKEAAVEALKRKGWEVTVSDLYAMNFNPVISRRDITGPLKDPENFQYPAESVLAYKEGRLSPDIVAEQKKLEAADLVIFQFPLQWFGVPAILKGWFERVLIGGFAYTYAAMYDNGPFRSGTLHFCGFQVLEPQLTYSIGRTPTDARIQILDGWKKRLENIWDETPLYFAPSSLFDLNFQAGFLMKKEVQDEQKNEKFGLSVGHHLGKSIPTDNQIKARK encoded by the exons ATGAAGGAGGCTGCTGTAGAGGCCTTGAAGAGGAAAGGTTGGGAGGTCACTGTGTCAGACCTGTATGCCATGAACTTCAATCCCGTCATCTCCAGAAGGGACATCACAG GTCCACTGAAGGACCCCGAGAACTTTCAGTATCCTGCCGAGTCTGTTCTAGCTTATAAAGAAGGCCGCCTGAGCCCCGATATTGTGGCGGAACAAAAGAAGCTGGAAGCTGCAGACCTTGTGATTTTTCAG TTCCCGCTACAGTGGTTCGGAGTCCCCGCGATCCTGAAAGGCTGGTTCGAACGAGTGCTCATAGGGGGGTTCGCGTACACGTATGCTGCCATGTATGACAATGGACCTTTCCGG AGCGGCACTCTGCATTTCTGTGGCTTCCAAGTCCTGGAACCTCAGCTGACATACAGCATTGGGCGCACTCCTACGGACGCGCGAATTCAGATCCTGGACGGATGGAAGAAACGCCTGGAAAATATCTGGGATGAGACGCCACTGTATTTTGCTCCAAGTAGCCTCTTTGACTTAAACTTCCAGGCAGGGTTCTTAATGAAAAAGGAAGTGCAGGATGAGCAGAAAAACGAAAAATTTGGCCTCTCTGTGGGCCATCATTTGGGCAAGTCCATCCCGACTGACAACCAGATCAAAGCCAGAAAATGA